The following are encoded in a window of Arctopsyche grandis isolate Sample6627 chromosome 4, ASM5162203v2, whole genome shotgun sequence genomic DNA:
- the mtgo gene encoding miles to go isoform X1 — translation MVRVDMVAGQPAAPAPAPATHDMYCSPYGDYYADQYYMSPQEMSPQHPQMCTLHGDYGPVTVPMVSTNSSSPLVPVQVPPGHVLQQIVDENGTLRHVILSQQPPHMPPHMPPPHQQQHHGPPPQHYGPANGGNGQQQFYGPPGYPPHFHQHGPPMPPPPPHPPHHAMHSPPQSYHKDERAHRQYVKLKKKMEQRHRNDGLGSNSGHSTPAPSPRKEFSNGVQTRGPGSTVGGTSSEGEGSSSAATSVQGDEEDSQPLLDFLSSLQTPQVSDVTFCSALVQWNAPILPEGVTLPSYSGNITYELLLGEKGRYKAIYSGSALSCRVQDLRPGTEYTVCLQAHAEEYTGAASETAIVRTEACEPSAPTALRATGRARTTLQLRWNAPNDNGSHILHYILQYDEGKGGDFVDLCKPRNKQHNLQKLEVATCYRFRLAAVNGVGRGSWSEEVAFSTCGTPPSPPSPPSLVHATSSSLALCWVNRPGDDDFSLQMEDEHNRHGFLVVYAGRETENICKGLVRCSNYKFRLLANNETGPSRWSDEVTFRTLPEKPRAPYKPFVKGKIHSNSFRVRWDPPGDTGGAEIQSYTLEINSGDGFHRVYDGAEQETTCDRLQPGCTYQVRSLCTTVGGISDWSDIQTITTEPVVPGPCLPPALLSDPRPYSIAITWQKPDYDGGSPVLEYNVEICEEENSRLVYKGKETECTVQELLPGRRYFFKVKAFNRVGGGQWSETLDVTSGAAPPETPNLPRAVAKSPYNVFVQWDEPVCNGGPIIDYLLEMASINKDDAFSPVFQGLQLSYDIKNLIPFSSYFFKVCAINKSGHSKWSEISEISTPGAPPGCPPLLTAEATATDALLSWQEPPCNGYPIQHYRIDIGEKTIVTNEPIMEYLLENLIPETIYKVRIQAVNEIGIGNYSPTLKVETLPPPPPPPLITCIQQGHNFLKLKWGEGKNTDFTQYIVEMQNPRRKEYQQVYQGTSFSFRVKKLQDSSKYKFRICASNDSGGQGDFSEDLEFETTPAPPATLKVPKLLELSETSFVVEWVPSKLSTDEQLTYIVQCCRTKDQDYKQVYKGSEMSTKMESLESGLEYSVRVCAERKVDGTFLHGAWSPALVVSIPAQQVLQNVTASPAPKRTPKRTVATFPMSERNYILLFLFGFVIVAFLSAHAVQQFIDWRKSV, via the exons GACCGGTGACCGTGCCCATGGTGTCGACGAATTCGTCATCTCCATTGGTGCCGGTACAGGTGCCACCAGGTCATGTCCTGCAGCAAATTGTCGACGAGAATGGTACCCTACGGCACGTGATCCTGTCGCAGCAACCACCCCATATGCCGCCTCACATGCCGCCCCCACACCAACAACAGCACCATGGACCACCTCCACAGCACTAT GGTCCTGCTAATGGTGGTAATGGTCAGCAGCAGTTCTACGGTCCGCCTGGTTATCCTCCCCATTTTCATCAGCACGGACCTCCAATGCCACCTCCTCCGCCGCATCCGCCCCATCATGCTATGCATTCTCCTCCGCAGTCTTACCATAAGGATGAGAGAGCCCATCGGCAGTATGTTAAATTAAAGAAGAAGATGGAGCAAAGACACAGAAACGACGGCTTag GTTCAAATTCAGGTCATAGTACTCCTGCACCTTCACCTAGGAAGGAATTTTCTAATGGGGTGCAAACAAGAGGACCCGGATCGACTGTCGGAGGAACTTCGTCCGAAGGAGAAGGTAGTTCGTCGGCTGCAACATCGGTTCAGGGTGATGAAGAAGATTCTCAACCTTTATTGGATTTCCTATCTTCATTACAAACCCCACAG gTTTCTGATGTAACTTTTTGTAGTGCATTAGTCCAGTGGAATGCTCCAATATTGCCCGAAGGTGTCACTTTACCATCATACAGCGGTAATATAACGTATGAGCTTTTACTTGGAGAAAAAGGAAGATATAAGGCAATATATAGTGGTTCAGCTCTTTCATGCAG agtTCAAGATTTACGACCAGGTACTGAATATACAGTGTGTTTGCAAGCCCATGCTGAGGAGTATACTGGCGCTGCATCAGAAACCGCAATTGTTCGTACAGAAGCTTGTGAACCTTCAGCTCCAACAGCTTTACGAGCTACGGGTAGGGCTCGTACCACTCTCCAGTTACGTTGGAATGCACCTAATGATAATGGATCTCATATTCTACATTATATTCTTCAATATGATGAAGGAAAAGGAGGTGATTTTGTTGATCTATGCAAGCCTCGAAATAAACAACATAATTTACAAAAACTAGAGGTTGCAACATGTTATCGTTTTCGACTGGCCGCCGTCAATGGAGTAGGACGGGGGTCTTGGAGTGAAGAAGTAGCATTTTCTACATGTGGAACGCCACCATCTCCACCATCGCCACCATCTTTAGTTCATGCAACATCTTCGTCATTAGCCCTCTGTTGGGTAAATAGACCAGGTGATGATGATTTTTCATTACAAATGGAAGATGAACACAACAGGCATGGATTTTTAGTGGTTTATGCAGGGCGCGAAACCGAAAATATATGCAAAGGTTTAGTTAGGTGTTCTAATTACAAATTTCGTTTATTAGCAAATAATGAAACGGGCCCATCAAGATGGTCTGATGAAGTTACTTTTAGAACCCTACCTGAAAAGCCCAGAGCACCTTATAAGCCATTTGTGAAAGGAAAAATTCATTCCAATTCATTTAGAGTAAGATGGGACCCACCAGGAGATACGGGTGGTGCTGAGATTCAAAGTTATACCCTTGAAATTAATTCTGGTGATGGATTTCATAGAGTATATGATGGGGCAGAACAAGAAACCACTTGTGATAGACTACAGCCTGGTTGTACATATCAAGTACGTTCATTATGCACCACCGTTGGGGGAATTAGCGATTGGTCTGACATCCAGACTATTACTACAGAACCTGTAGTACCTGGACCTTGTTTACCTCCGGCATTACTATCTGATCCTCGTCCTTATTCTATAGCTATCACATGGCAAAAGCCCGATTATGATGGTGGTTCTCCAGTTTTAGAATACAATGTAGAAATATGTGAAGAAGAAAATAGTAGACTTGTATATAAAGGAAAAGAAACTGAGTGCACCGTCCAAGAGCTTTTACCTGGAAgacgatattttttcaaagtTAAAGCTTTTAACAGGGTAGGCGGAGGACAATGGTCGGAGACACTGGATGTTACCAGTGGTGCTGCTCCCCCAGAAACTCCGAATTTGCCACGAGCTGTTGCCAAATCACCATATAATGTATTTGTCCAATGGGATGAACCAGTATGTAATGGAGGGCCAATTATAGATTATCTATTAGAAATGGCATCTATTAATAAAGATGATGCATTTTCTCCTGTTTTTCAAGGATTACAATTGtcttatgatataaaaaatttaataccttTTTCATCATACTTTTTCAAAGTTTGTGCAATCAATAAATCAGGACACAGTAAATGGTCAGAGATTAGTGAGATATCTACACCCGGTGCACCTCCTGGATGTCCTCCACTATTAACCGCTGAAGCAACAGCCACCGATGCTTTATTGTCGTGGCAAGAGCCTCCCTGTAATGGTTATCCCATTCAACATTATCGCATTGATATCGGCGAGAAAACGATTGTAACAAATGAACCAATTATGGAGTACCTTTTAGAGAATTTAATACCAGAGACTATATATAAAGTGAGAATACAAGCGGTAAATGAAATAGGAATTGGAAACTATTCACCGACTTTAAAAGTAGAAACGCTGCCTCCTCCACCACCGCCACCGCTAATTACATGTATTCAACAGGGCCAcaactttttaaaattgaagTGGGGTGAAGgaaaaaatacagattttacTCAGTATATTGTTGAAATGCAAAATCCAAGACGAAAAGAATATCAACAAGTTTATCAAGGAACCAGCTTTTCTTTCAGAGTAAAGAAATTGCAAGATTCATCAAAGTATAAGTTCCGTATTTGTGCATCTAACGATTCTGGAGGACAAGGTGATTTTTCAGAAGACCTTGAATTTGAAACCACACCTGCCCCTCCAGCTACTCTGAAAGTACCCAAGCTGTTGGAACTTTCTGAAACTTCATTTGTTGTGGAATGGGTTCCCTCTAAACTGTCTACTGATGAACAACTCACATATATCGTGCAATGTTGTCGAACCAAAGATCAGGATTACAAACAG gtATATAAAGGATCTGAAATGAGTACGAAAATGGAATCTTTAGAAAGTGGTTTAGAATACTCAGTACGTGTGTGTGCAGAACGTAAAGTTGATGGGACATTTTTACACGGTGCTTGGTCTCCAGCATTGGTGGTTTCCATTCCTGCTCAACAAGTGCTCCAAAATGTAACAGCTAGTCCAGCTCCTAAACGCACGCCCAAACGTACGGTTGCTACTTTTCCTATGTCGGAACGAAATTACATTTTGCTATTTTTGTTTGGATTTGTTATTGTTGCCTTTCTTTCTGCCCATGCTGTTCAACAGTTTATTGACTGGCGTAAATCAGTATAA
- the mtgo gene encoding miles to go isoform X2, giving the protein MMCGACVACASLAMCRQCRVGFRHGQMSERKRNVASDPRTPAQPQPPLNLAAIPLSVLLHEIGPANGGNGQQQFYGPPGYPPHFHQHGPPMPPPPPHPPHHAMHSPPQSYHKDERAHRQYVKLKKKMEQRHRNDGLGSNSGHSTPAPSPRKEFSNGVQTRGPGSTVGGTSSEGEGSSSAATSVQGDEEDSQPLLDFLSSLQTPQVSDVTFCSALVQWNAPILPEGVTLPSYSGNITYELLLGEKGRYKAIYSGSALSCRVQDLRPGTEYTVCLQAHAEEYTGAASETAIVRTEACEPSAPTALRATGRARTTLQLRWNAPNDNGSHILHYILQYDEGKGGDFVDLCKPRNKQHNLQKLEVATCYRFRLAAVNGVGRGSWSEEVAFSTCGTPPSPPSPPSLVHATSSSLALCWVNRPGDDDFSLQMEDEHNRHGFLVVYAGRETENICKGLVRCSNYKFRLLANNETGPSRWSDEVTFRTLPEKPRAPYKPFVKGKIHSNSFRVRWDPPGDTGGAEIQSYTLEINSGDGFHRVYDGAEQETTCDRLQPGCTYQVRSLCTTVGGISDWSDIQTITTEPVVPGPCLPPALLSDPRPYSIAITWQKPDYDGGSPVLEYNVEICEEENSRLVYKGKETECTVQELLPGRRYFFKVKAFNRVGGGQWSETLDVTSGAAPPETPNLPRAVAKSPYNVFVQWDEPVCNGGPIIDYLLEMASINKDDAFSPVFQGLQLSYDIKNLIPFSSYFFKVCAINKSGHSKWSEISEISTPGAPPGCPPLLTAEATATDALLSWQEPPCNGYPIQHYRIDIGEKTIVTNEPIMEYLLENLIPETIYKVRIQAVNEIGIGNYSPTLKVETLPPPPPPPLITCIQQGHNFLKLKWGEGKNTDFTQYIVEMQNPRRKEYQQVYQGTSFSFRVKKLQDSSKYKFRICASNDSGGQGDFSEDLEFETTPAPPATLKVPKLLELSETSFVVEWVPSKLSTDEQLTYIVQCCRTKDQDYKQVYKGSEMSTKMESLESGLEYSVRVCAERKVDGTFLHGAWSPALVVSIPAQQVLQNVTASPAPKRTPKRTVATFPMSERNYILLFLFGFVIVAFLSAHAVQQFIDWRKSV; this is encoded by the exons ATGATGTGTGGCGCATGTGTCGCGTGTGCCTCGTTGGCGATGTGCCGTCAGTGCCGTGTTGGCTTCCGTCACGGTCAGATGTCGGAACGGAAACGGAACGTTGCCAGTGATCCGCGCACCCCTGCACAACCCCAGCCACCCCTAAACCTCGCAGCAATACCCCTCTCTGTACTCTTGCACGAAATC GGTCCTGCTAATGGTGGTAATGGTCAGCAGCAGTTCTACGGTCCGCCTGGTTATCCTCCCCATTTTCATCAGCACGGACCTCCAATGCCACCTCCTCCGCCGCATCCGCCCCATCATGCTATGCATTCTCCTCCGCAGTCTTACCATAAGGATGAGAGAGCCCATCGGCAGTATGTTAAATTAAAGAAGAAGATGGAGCAAAGACACAGAAACGACGGCTTag GTTCAAATTCAGGTCATAGTACTCCTGCACCTTCACCTAGGAAGGAATTTTCTAATGGGGTGCAAACAAGAGGACCCGGATCGACTGTCGGAGGAACTTCGTCCGAAGGAGAAGGTAGTTCGTCGGCTGCAACATCGGTTCAGGGTGATGAAGAAGATTCTCAACCTTTATTGGATTTCCTATCTTCATTACAAACCCCACAG gTTTCTGATGTAACTTTTTGTAGTGCATTAGTCCAGTGGAATGCTCCAATATTGCCCGAAGGTGTCACTTTACCATCATACAGCGGTAATATAACGTATGAGCTTTTACTTGGAGAAAAAGGAAGATATAAGGCAATATATAGTGGTTCAGCTCTTTCATGCAG agtTCAAGATTTACGACCAGGTACTGAATATACAGTGTGTTTGCAAGCCCATGCTGAGGAGTATACTGGCGCTGCATCAGAAACCGCAATTGTTCGTACAGAAGCTTGTGAACCTTCAGCTCCAACAGCTTTACGAGCTACGGGTAGGGCTCGTACCACTCTCCAGTTACGTTGGAATGCACCTAATGATAATGGATCTCATATTCTACATTATATTCTTCAATATGATGAAGGAAAAGGAGGTGATTTTGTTGATCTATGCAAGCCTCGAAATAAACAACATAATTTACAAAAACTAGAGGTTGCAACATGTTATCGTTTTCGACTGGCCGCCGTCAATGGAGTAGGACGGGGGTCTTGGAGTGAAGAAGTAGCATTTTCTACATGTGGAACGCCACCATCTCCACCATCGCCACCATCTTTAGTTCATGCAACATCTTCGTCATTAGCCCTCTGTTGGGTAAATAGACCAGGTGATGATGATTTTTCATTACAAATGGAAGATGAACACAACAGGCATGGATTTTTAGTGGTTTATGCAGGGCGCGAAACCGAAAATATATGCAAAGGTTTAGTTAGGTGTTCTAATTACAAATTTCGTTTATTAGCAAATAATGAAACGGGCCCATCAAGATGGTCTGATGAAGTTACTTTTAGAACCCTACCTGAAAAGCCCAGAGCACCTTATAAGCCATTTGTGAAAGGAAAAATTCATTCCAATTCATTTAGAGTAAGATGGGACCCACCAGGAGATACGGGTGGTGCTGAGATTCAAAGTTATACCCTTGAAATTAATTCTGGTGATGGATTTCATAGAGTATATGATGGGGCAGAACAAGAAACCACTTGTGATAGACTACAGCCTGGTTGTACATATCAAGTACGTTCATTATGCACCACCGTTGGGGGAATTAGCGATTGGTCTGACATCCAGACTATTACTACAGAACCTGTAGTACCTGGACCTTGTTTACCTCCGGCATTACTATCTGATCCTCGTCCTTATTCTATAGCTATCACATGGCAAAAGCCCGATTATGATGGTGGTTCTCCAGTTTTAGAATACAATGTAGAAATATGTGAAGAAGAAAATAGTAGACTTGTATATAAAGGAAAAGAAACTGAGTGCACCGTCCAAGAGCTTTTACCTGGAAgacgatattttttcaaagtTAAAGCTTTTAACAGGGTAGGCGGAGGACAATGGTCGGAGACACTGGATGTTACCAGTGGTGCTGCTCCCCCAGAAACTCCGAATTTGCCACGAGCTGTTGCCAAATCACCATATAATGTATTTGTCCAATGGGATGAACCAGTATGTAATGGAGGGCCAATTATAGATTATCTATTAGAAATGGCATCTATTAATAAAGATGATGCATTTTCTCCTGTTTTTCAAGGATTACAATTGtcttatgatataaaaaatttaataccttTTTCATCATACTTTTTCAAAGTTTGTGCAATCAATAAATCAGGACACAGTAAATGGTCAGAGATTAGTGAGATATCTACACCCGGTGCACCTCCTGGATGTCCTCCACTATTAACCGCTGAAGCAACAGCCACCGATGCTTTATTGTCGTGGCAAGAGCCTCCCTGTAATGGTTATCCCATTCAACATTATCGCATTGATATCGGCGAGAAAACGATTGTAACAAATGAACCAATTATGGAGTACCTTTTAGAGAATTTAATACCAGAGACTATATATAAAGTGAGAATACAAGCGGTAAATGAAATAGGAATTGGAAACTATTCACCGACTTTAAAAGTAGAAACGCTGCCTCCTCCACCACCGCCACCGCTAATTACATGTATTCAACAGGGCCAcaactttttaaaattgaagTGGGGTGAAGgaaaaaatacagattttacTCAGTATATTGTTGAAATGCAAAATCCAAGACGAAAAGAATATCAACAAGTTTATCAAGGAACCAGCTTTTCTTTCAGAGTAAAGAAATTGCAAGATTCATCAAAGTATAAGTTCCGTATTTGTGCATCTAACGATTCTGGAGGACAAGGTGATTTTTCAGAAGACCTTGAATTTGAAACCACACCTGCCCCTCCAGCTACTCTGAAAGTACCCAAGCTGTTGGAACTTTCTGAAACTTCATTTGTTGTGGAATGGGTTCCCTCTAAACTGTCTACTGATGAACAACTCACATATATCGTGCAATGTTGTCGAACCAAAGATCAGGATTACAAACAG gtATATAAAGGATCTGAAATGAGTACGAAAATGGAATCTTTAGAAAGTGGTTTAGAATACTCAGTACGTGTGTGTGCAGAACGTAAAGTTGATGGGACATTTTTACACGGTGCTTGGTCTCCAGCATTGGTGGTTTCCATTCCTGCTCAACAAGTGCTCCAAAATGTAACAGCTAGTCCAGCTCCTAAACGCACGCCCAAACGTACGGTTGCTACTTTTCCTATGTCGGAACGAAATTACATTTTGCTATTTTTGTTTGGATTTGTTATTGTTGCCTTTCTTTCTGCCCATGCTGTTCAACAGTTTATTGACTGGCGTAAATCAGTATAA